The DNA sequence TAACTTGGCTGCACTTTGCTCAGTAGGGAAACCATTTccttgtgtttcttataaaTCACCTCCTGGATTACAGCACATAGTAATAAACTCTAAATTACTCAACAAATGTCTCATGATTACATATACAAGAAATGCTTCTTTATAAGAAAACATGTAACAAGACAAAAATCTGGTCAAATATCTTTTCTACCTAATAGAAAATGGAACCATTCTTTTAAAACAGTGCCATAATCATATTTAGATGAGCTTAAAATTGTTATTTGAAAGATGTCATAGataaaccacttttggtcctatatagaaccatgctTGCTCCTTTGAGTTTGCCAATAAACAAACATAGAAAAATACAGATGAAAGCTTTCCAAATAGTAACTGTATCATAAAGATCTGCCTCATGTTACCTTGCTAGCAGTTTTCTATAAAAGTGtcagtatacacagtatactcatttgcatttaaggcatttagcagacgcgcttatccagagcgacttacaaaagtgctttactatttactcaAAAAATATtctcagctagtttgtatcggcaaacatccaaaagatacctctaagcttagatactactaaatactctGCACTACACCTTGttcaagtactcttggaagagatgggtcttcagtctgcgtttgaagacagcaagcgactttGCGGTTCAGGCAGCCaagggaagttcgttccaccactttggtgccaggacagaataTTCCACTTAGCCTTCCTGAGGCACAAAACTAAAAGTTTGGACATAACTACTTATAAAAGGGATTACAGTCAGAACAAATGGAATTATGCAGCGGGTAAAAAAAACTTCACTTCACAAAAACGTTTCTTTTTGAACTTTCATTGGAAATTAGAACGTTTTTTTtgttcctgtaaagttgccattttctgtggcGGTTATGTTATGCTGGGTATTTGCTTGCTGTTGaaactattttaaaatattgtttccTACATATGTCACTCTTCATAATTTttgttaataattatttacattagGAGTGAGTTTCAATCATTAAAGTGTAAGAGGCACTTTAAAATCATAATGCCTGTAAGATTATGAAAAACACATCAATCAAACACCAGCAAAGAACCAGTCCAACCTTTTCAGTGGTTCTGTGGCGAAGTTCATATTGAGTTTAACTATGTTGTTTTCATTTGCTTACCATTCAAGGTCAACTTTGAATTTTTCTTATATTGTGCAAACATCTCATATTCATTTATCCACATTCTTTGTTATTTAGACCTCGTTTACCgctaaaatgaaataacttGTCAACCAGCTGAAGAAATAAAGTAGCTTACTTTTAGTTCtttatgttttaattattttagaatatttcagaagaaaggcAAAACTATATTTTGATAGTCTCCTGTAAAAGCTTTGGGGGTgatcagctgatctaacattgAGCTACGTtttaaacatctgtccaacaaATACAACTCCATTAAActctaacccaaaacctaaagctaatcctaacctttacatcaacccaacacctaaacctaattctaaactaaACCTGTTGATCAAATACATTTTCAACATAGATCATTATTAACCCAATTCaaataaccatcaaaattaggTGTGTACTAAacttttgtttgtgtttctaaCTAAACAAATTGATGTTGTAACAGACAGGGAGACAGTGACACTAAcattgctgtccaataaaactGGATTTATTCTGTCAGCTGATAACAATTCCAGGCAATATTCAGTAAATCACTGCATTACACGGTTTCCCCtagccattaaaaaaaatcagtgcaAGGGCCAATAATGAATTGAACAGGATACAACAGACAGTCTGACTGTAATACAAAACTGTGGATAAAGGGGACCTCTATGGATAGGTATGAAGTATTACACATACAAGGTTCTTTTGATACAAGGTAGGAATGCTCAATGCATATGGTAACAACGATAGGGGAAATCTGCCACACAAAGCCACATTTTCTCTAGTCACAAAACACACTAAATCACTTGCTCCATCAGTCTTTGTATCTGCAGATTAGATTTACCCCCCACTGTTTAGAAAAACCAAACCAAAGCAAGTCTGGGTTTACTAAACCATTATAGGGTTTGACTCTTTGATGGGGTTCTTATCAAACCTCCTTAAAAGAACTAGTTCATGGCATATATGGCATCTCTGTACATATTAATATCAACGTGAGCATACTCCTTGGTCTGGTGCAGCCATCTGAAATTTagtttaaagaaagaaaagctgCTTTTTTCTGATCATAAAATCTGGATTGAAGAACCTGTTAAATTACAATTAAAGCGTTAGATAAGATAATGTGAGGGTATTCCCTGTGTATAATAGATTTTGTATTATTGAATATTACCATCTGAACTAATATAcctgttttttaaaaatgctcAATCTAAAGCTCAAATGAAAGTAGAACTTCTCAAATGATattcaagtaaaataattaaagacTAATATCTGATTGAAGCAAAGTTTTAAAACGAATGTACTGATGGTTTGACATATTAAAGCACTGTGCCGTTACTGAAACAGCATGTTTCTTGTTGCATTAAACCTCAAGTTAttctaaagcaaaaaaaaaaaaaaaaaaacaaacaaaaaaaacaaataataataataatatatatataatctttctTTGCTTCTGGAATGACAAAGTAAAAGAAATATCAAATGAATTAAAAATTCAAATCTGATTTACACTTACACTACAACACATCATCTCACCGCTCACTGCTTCCCCCTTATGGCAAGTCAGCATATATTTCTAGACTGCCAACACAACCAAGATGGCTAGGCTTCCAAAACAAAAACTGGGCCCAATTTCCCGGTAGCTTCATAGTATTTAGATCATCGCAAATGCTAGAAAGAGCGTTAAACGTGATGCTCACCATACCATTTAGTAATGATCTTTCTAACAGGCATTTGGGCTTCGATTCAACCATTTAGCCAATGCTTTGCTTTGTTATGCAGGGATCAATACATTTCATATAGCTGGACAGGGCTGCACTATAGTCACATCACTTCAACAGACAAAACATGGAGCTACATCGACTGAAAACTGGATCCGCTTTTGTTGTGGGTCAGAAGTATTTGGTCTGCAATCTGAATTCAGCCTCCTTTTGGACCCTTGCcacaaaacaagaacaaaaaagagCCAGGGCAATATATTATGGAAAggcaataataacaataataacaacaacaataataataataataataacaataataacagtaataatagttattattataataattaataataagaataataatgcCCTGGAATTTCTTGGTTCTTGTTCCTTCTTTTTCAAGTCGTTGACTTTCTTGTCAATCAGTATACATTTTTGGTCCCAAATGGTGcttgatgtttgtttgtttgttttttaaaacatcCTAGTAAAGCAGAGTGAAGGACTGCTGCAGGTTTTCACTCCTAATTGCAGTGGTTTAATGAGTTGGTTTCAGTCTTTGCACAATTTTGTTGAAAAGCCTGCAACCATCCTGTGCCTTTAAAAGATTAGACACCCCAGGCGTAAGGAGGGAGTTTTTCCATTCGGATTTCTGCAGGTCGGGACCACAATTTTATAAAAGTGTGCAATATTTTGTCAAtagtttgtcttttttttttttttttaattaccagAGCCAACTGTCTAGATGCTGAAGGCAGTAGCAGGACTGCTGGAGAATGGAAGTAAGCTCTCCGTAATTCTGCTCTTTCCAATTGGGAGGAAGCCGTTCATTGTTAAGGGCCTGCAGCTTGGGCGTCCCCTCCCGCAAGACCTGATACAGGCAAGGCCACCTGCTCTGGATCCGGATCCGGGTGCGGCGGTCCAGAGTTATCCCCCGCACAATCTTTTTGGCCCGCAGCTCTCGAAGCGCAGGCAGTTTGAGGCAAGAGAAAACCAGGCCTCGGCTGGGGGAGACATCAAGGAACTCCAGGGATAGGGACTCAAGAGTGTATGAAATGCCCAGATTTCGAAGTGGCACGAGAACATGGAGAGTAAGGGACTTGAGGTTAGGCAGCGATTTGGTCAGTGTTTGCAAGGTGCTTGGGCTTACGCCTTTAAATACCCAGAAGTACTTGAGTTCCAAGATGCGGAGGTGTTGAAACTGAGTTATCAAAGCTACCGACGACTCCGACCAGTCAAAGTGCAGGCGCATCTTGGTGATTCGCGGACAGCTCTGGGCTAGTCTGGCTAAAAGGATCTGGAAGTTATTGACCTGGTCCATTTTGGTGATGTTGTCCTGGTGAGAGCTAGAGCTGGAGTGGACACGGAGGTCCAGCGGCTCCAGCAGCGTGAATGTCCAGTTCAAGTCTAAATGACTGAGATCCCTGCAGTGGACATTCTCCAGCAGGTGAGACAGGAGCTCTCCCCACTTATTGCACTGGTCCCCCAAGTCAAAGCTTGCCTTTAGGGTAAGGAGACTGGCCCCGCGGGATATGAGGTGGTGCGTGTAATGGTGAACCCATGACTTCCAGCGCTCAAATTCCCTGTTGGACACAAGCAGTCCTTCCTGTCCGAGATGAAACACGCCACGGCGGGAATAGTCTGCTACTCTCCAGAGCTTTCCAGAGCGCACCAGGCGGCTCCAGCTAGAACACACAAGAGCAGAGTTACACTTGTCCACCTCGCTGAGAAAGGAAAGCACATGGAGCTGGCATTCGACCGGCAGCAAATTGAAAGGAAAGTAATCTTCATCTGCCTTCAGCCGCCTTCTGGCACTAACAGGAGCGAGTGGTCTCTTCCTTGGAGGCATGATCACTAACAGTAAATTTCTAAAGCTCTAATGAGCTCATGCTTCTGTCATGCTCCTTCAGTGAGACATTTCCACCTGACAAGAGAGAGCACAGTGTACACTTTAGATTTCAAGTTGTAAGAACACATACTTGtatacatacagacagacagacagacagatagataggcacAATTTCAGGGGCTTATGTAGCTAACGTTTCACAACACGATGCTATGAGTTACACTGTAATTTAAAAATGCAAAGATAGCTATCTGAAGTGCTCTGTCTGGGTGACAGCTACATAACTGGCTAGAATTTAACCATGTCAACAGTTGATCTCTGGTAAAATGCTCTTACCTTAGCATGCTGGCTTTCCCTCGAAACCTTACATTATGGACTGAACTCGAACAACTTAGCAAATGTTATCGTGATGCTGACAGTGCAAATAACGTGCAGCGTTTAAAACCGGAGTCCTGGCTAGCAAAGCCCAGCTAGGTTAGCTAGCACTAGTTAGCTAACTGGACAACAACAAGCAGAAGCTAACTTAGCGGTAGAAGTTAGCTAGCGTTAGCGTTCCTGTCCGGTGCTAACAAAACAACCGAGACACCCTTTAATTAAGCATGTTCCTCTTCAGCGAGGCTGTTAAGCGCTGCAGCTACATTTAAACGACTGTCCTGGACAGAGTTGGTTCATCCATAAAGAGCCTGTTATCTGGAAACTGGCGGTGATAGCAATGCTAAACTGGTGGCTAAGGCTGAGTCCCTATCAGAGGAGCTCTTGTTGTTCTTTCTAACTGCATGACATCATCAACATGCTCCGGCTTCCCATGATAAGGAGAGCAACAGCTCTCATATTATACCTATGGTGAAGCATAGCTGTTGCTGTCTttgctttttgctttttaaacattgtatgaccgtattattattattaatattattattattattaatattattattattattattattagtagtagtagtagtagtagtagtagtagtattaacaaATGATTTAACTATTCAAACGCAGGTTTTGAATCTAGACGTTTCAGATGTTCTTCACATAAGGAAAGGAAACCAGTTCATACCTGTGTCTCCTTTCAGAGCTGCTTCTAGACTGGTTTCAAATGTTTCTGACCTCCTTCTGTCCTGCATTGCAGTTAGAGAGTGATCTGATATCATGATGTTCAAGACTGATGCTACACCCAGAAGCTCATCAAAAAGAAAATCCTTCTTACTTAAAAGGAAATTTAACGATTCGATTCGATTCTGCATAGCTGAatcataaaaatgcaaaaattcAAATGAATCTTTGTGGCCCCCTAAGCACTGCTGAGACCTGTTTTTGACAAGGTCTCATACCTTTAATAGCAAATCAGGTGTCACCAACTGTAATGATGATGTTTCAGCTCAATTCGAAAGCTTTATAAATTCTCTGGCTTTTTAAGCCTTGACCTAAAACTCATCAAActcatgggctcctctaagtaACTGTTAAAAAACaatctgtaaatgtaagtaaTCAATGCCCACAGGGCAGGGGAAAGCTAGAAGAAGTTAGTCTAGTGTTTTTAGCTTGCAGTTTCGGCTGTTTAGGGGAACTGTGGTGGTCATGATAATATCTGAAAGACCTCTTGGTgaaaactgctcatatgctggtacaAATTTTATGTGAACAAGCCATGACCTTAACAAGCTCTGCATGCTGCCCATTCTTCTTTTAACCCtaaaattatacaaaaaaaaaagaatgtcctGCTCTTGCTTAGATGCttcatctttaacttcatgCCTTTTCAGATTTGTtaatcttctactcacttaactattgACAGTAATAGAAAATAGAGTATTTGCGACTTCTGGGTTTTGCTATTACACAGGCTAACATTTCGAAATCTTGAGCAACGCTATTATAAAGGTAATACATTTACTCACCCAT is a window from the Salminus brasiliensis chromosome 13, fSalBra1.hap2, whole genome shotgun sequence genome containing:
- the LOC140574880 gene encoding uncharacterized protein isoform X1; its protein translation is MPPRKRPLAPVSARRRLKADEDYFPFNLLPVECQLHVLSFLSEVDKCNSALVCSSWSRLVRSGKLWRVADYSRRGVFHLGQEGLLVSNREFERWKSWVHHYTHHLISRGASLLTLKASFDLGDQCNKWGELLSHLLENVHCRDLSHLDLNWTFTLLEPLDLRVHSSSSSHQDNITKMDQVNNFQILLARLAQSCPRITKMRLHFDWSESSVALITQFQHLRILELKYFWVFKGVSPSTLQTLTKSLPNLKSLTLHVLVPLRNLGISYTLESLSLEFLDVSPSRGLVFSCLKLPALRELRAKKIVRGITLDRRTRIRIQSRWPCLYQVLREGTPKLQALNNERLPPNWKEQNYGELTSILQQSCYCLQHLDSWLWRLNSDCRPNTSDPQQKRIQFSVDVAPCFVC
- the LOC140574880 gene encoding uncharacterized protein isoform X2, coding for MPPRKRPLAPVSARRRLKADEDYFPFNLLPVECQLHVLSFLSEVDKCNSALVCSSWSRLVRSGKLWRVADYSRRGVFHLGQEGLLVSNREFERWKSWVHHYTHHLISRGASLLTLKASFDLGDQCNKWGELLSHLLENVHCRDLSHLDLNWTFTLLEPLDLRVHSSSSSHQDNITKMDQVNNFQILLARLAQSCPRITKMRLHFDWSESSVALITQFQHLRILELKYFWVFKGVSPSTLQTLTKSLPNLKSLTLHVLVPLRNLGISYTLESLSLEFLDVSPSRGLVFSCLKLPALRELRAKKIVRGITLDRRTRIRIQSRWPCLYQVLREGTPKLQALNNERLPPNWKEQNYGELTSILQQSCYCLQHLDSWLWVQKEAEFRLQTKYF
- the LOC140574880 gene encoding uncharacterized protein isoform X3, with the protein product MPPRKRPLAPVSARRRLKADEDYFPFNLLPVECQLHVLSFLSEVDKCNSALVCSSWSRLVRSGKLWRVADYSRRGVFHLGQEGLLVSNREFERWKSWVHHYTHHLISRGASLLTLKASFDLGDQCNKWGELLSHLLENVHCRDLSHLDLNWTFTLLEPLDLRVHSSSSSHQDNITKMDQVNNFQILLARLAQSCPRITKMRLHFDWSESSVALITQFQHLRILELKYFWVFKGVSPSTLQTLTKSLPNLKSLTLHVLVPLRNLGISYTLESLSLEFLDVSPSRGLVFSCLKLPALRELRAKKIVRGITLDRRTRIRIQSRWPCLYQVLREGTPKLQALNNERLPPNWKEQNYGELTSILQQSCYCLQHLDSWLW